The Aspergillus flavus chromosome 6, complete sequence nucleotide sequence GACTTCGCGACACCCTCAGGACAACTTTTTAACTACAATGGCCGGCGCCTACCAGTTTCTGACCTCGTGGCTTGGATGCTGGAAAAGGGATACTTGTCTGCAGAACTGGCGCACCCACGACTGATGAAGCATTCTAACTTAAGCACTGCCATCTCCAACGGCGATGTGGACATCGCAAAGGAACTATCGAAGTCGTTCGGGTGGGAACTGGACGCTCTAAAGGTACCTAGCCCTGATTCTTAAACTTCCGTTCCGTCTCACATCGATGTGATACCTCATTAGTCGACGTGGAAGGCTGACATGTAATAGTTTATCTCCGGCCTTGAATTATGCTATGACCAGATGCCGGATAAAAAGTGGTACATTATGGCAGACGACGATACGTATCTCATGCAGCCCGCCCTCAAGCTGTTACTAGAACATCTTGATCCTGAAGTACCCCTATACGTTGGCAACGCGGTAGGGGACTACAAAGGCCGCTTTGCACATGGAGGATCCTCCGTGATCCTATCCCAAGCCACAATGCGTCTTCTTTTCTCGCACCGCGAAGTGGTTACCTCGGCCCATCTAGAGTCTCTCGAAGAAACGTGGGGCGATAAACTTCTCGCGACGACATTGCTCAAATTAGGTATCTATCTCGACGAACGATACGTCATCTTTTTCAATGGGGGCCCACCTCGAGCCATAAGGGTCACAGAAGACCGCTTGTGCGCGCCGATCATCTCTTTCCATAGTTTAACTCCTTCAGAAATGATAAATGTCGGTCGGAGGTTCCAGCATACAGATGAAGTTCTTCTTTGGATTGACTTATGGGATATCTACGGTGCCCCTTCTCTGGACTCGCCGGTACTCGAGTCAGGCCGAAAGGACTGGGACCACGTCGGAGGCCTGGATGAATCAACCATGACCGTCAATGAAGTTTCAACAGCTCAGAGATGTATCCAGATATGCCAGAACTACTCAAAGTCTTGTCTGGCTTGGACCTGGGAGTCGGAGAAACAGCTCTGCCATATCAGCAACTGGATGGTACCAGGAGAACAGGCTGAAGGTAAAACCTCGGGAATCAATGTGCCACGTGCGAAAAATCTTGTTAGCATGTGTCGATCGTGATCGACTCGGCTGACCATCCACAAACTGTCAACATTGCTCATAATCAGAGGGCAAGGCTTTCTCAATAGCACATCCCAGGATGATCATTGTTAAGTCACAAAGAGCCCCACGGCAGTCGATGGAATATCATACCCGGATGCAGGGGATTCACCGAGCTGCCAGAGGTCGTTTTAGCGGGCGGTGGCGAAGTCTGCACAATTGACATAAGTATAGCGATTGCCTAGCTGCACGAGGTGTAGCATAAGCCCACCTATTCACACGATCTATTCAACAGATATCTTCACCATTCGGCAACAAGGGGAATAGAGAAGTGACTTCGCCCTCGGCAGGGCTTATCTTTTGCACGCAGCCGACtcctattttctttcttccactACGACATTTTTATAGACGTCTCATCATTTGTGTACATTACGTTTCTTCATCGCTGTATATACTTCAAGTACTTCTTGCTTCACTTGAGAGTCTAGAATCAGGCAGGTTAGATTATTGAACGCCAATAAAGCCTCAGCATGGCTTTCACTATTGCACCTGGGGAGGTTTGATAATGCATTGGCTTTCTTTGACTGATGAAGGTTCACTGATGCTTTCAAAATAAATCGTACAGTAGGGCTGCAAGGAGCTTATTCTGAACTGCAGTGTTCACATCATAAGGGAAAACATCATAATCTTTTGGAAGTTACTTTGCAAGTGACTGACGAAAGCCAAGTCCGACAATGTATCTCCTTGCATAAATCTTGACTATGATCCATGACCGCGTCCCGAGTAGTCGTAACAACCCGGCCGTCCACATTTAATTGGTTATAGTAGAGCCCTGCACCACATCCGGGCCCCTTGGCACATACACTAAGCTGTCGATCACTCCCAACGGACCCTGATGGGATAGCGATCAACTTGTCTGGGCACGGGCACTGAACTCAGAGTCGCGTCATTGTTTTATCGCCTCAAGGGAGAAAGACCAGTAAGTCCTTTCTACTCCTGAACGATTAGGCACGTTAAAATCAATAAACAACATCGACTTGGTATGAACAATTGTTTCTGGTATAATTATGACCTGCAGTACCTGAGACTAGCGGACCACTGATCTACAGAATTCTTGCGTTGGAGCGGGATAAAATGTCCTATTCACTTCGTGACAGTACCCACTTCTCCAAAGAATTTTGTATCCTGACCCACTCCTGATGTCGAGCATCGATCAAATGCTGTTTCGGGTATCCCATGCTCTCCACCGAGACGATCTTGTCCTAACACGCTATGGCCCTCCCTTCAGGACCCACTTCCGGGTTGTAGTATACCTAAGGTACGGTACCTTTAAGGGCTATATCGTTGACTGTCCTTACTGGAATAACTTCAAATGAAATAGTTGGCTTTGTTGTCGCTGAGTAAGTTATGGAAGATATACAGAAGTGTGTGTTGTTGAACGCATATATCCTCAATCAACTGAAAAGGTATATGTTGTGCTCTCCACCTGATATGCGGGTCATGTAGTAGGAAACACATCGTTGGATTGATAAACGCGTTGTTTATGTTCAATTATTTactcaatttcttttctttattccttcatcatcttgcAGATTCCACAGCACCGATACCTGGGTCTCTATCCTGTCTTATGGTGTATGAGCTATGTCAAGCTTTGCGTACCCTTATTTAGCCACATTTTGTGCCTCGGAGCAAATGGAATCTCTTCCGTATCTTATATCGTTAACTTGCCGACAGCAAACCCACTTAGATTGCGCGATTCGACTAACCTCAGATGAAAGCTATAGCTCATGCGGGGATCTCGGTAGATGGATTCCGTGTCGCGGGATCTATGCATCCGGCATCCGAACAGTCCTTCGGTTCGGATCAAGTATCATAACTAAACCGAGAGTATATCAAGACTCATCCGCTGGTTTGATTTGTTATCTGCTTATTAAAACAGATATTCGACTGACAAATGCTTCCTAACGTCCAAATAGAGGCAATAAAAAGGGCTTCTATCTGGTCGCCATGGAAGTGATAACACTCAAATTCGCTTGATCGAAAATATCCAAGCCTAATACAGCATTCCGTATTAATCAGTTCGATATAATGTCCCAACACGTACTCCTCCTGGGTGCCACCGGCCAGACAGGCAATTCTATCCTTAATGGACTCCTTGAGCACGGCGAATATGTATGCGAGGAGATCCGTCAAACCGGCATGTCTATTTCTAGCACTAACATCATTTCGCTACTCAGGAAGTCGCTGCGTTGGTTCGTCCTTCGTCAGCTGGAACACCGAAAGTGAAGGCTGTGGCCGAACGGGATGTGAAGATCATCGCTGCCGATATCACCGGCCCGGTGGATGATCTAGCTAGCATCCTCCGTGACTTCGATGTTGTGATTAGTGCTATCGATGCCTTGAGCATGCACGCTCAGGAGAATCTAGTCACCGCTGCGAAGCAGGCCGGCGTGAAGCGGTTTGTCCCGTGCGCATTTATCACCGTGTGTCCGCCGGGTGGTGTGTTCCGTCTGAGAGATGAGGTATTTCTACCCATTTAACCCATGTTGAGCTTCAGGATTGGCCTCCAGCAACGGAAGATAGCCCCTTTCGTGTCAAACAACGACCTGGATTACAGGAAAGTCGCTAACAGCTATACCACAGAAAGAAGCGATATACCAACATATCCGCAAGCTTCACCTCCCCTACACCATCATCGACGTCGGATTCTGGCACCAGATCTCCTTTCCAACTGTTCCATCCGGCCGCGTAGACTACGCCTCCATGTATGCGCCCAACACAACCATCCACGCAGGCGGCAACGCACCAAACCTCCTCACCGACCTTCGTGACATAGGCCCCTTCGTCGCGCGCATTATCGCCGACCCCCGCACCCTCAATCGATCAGTCTACACATGGTCCGACGTGCTGACTCAGAACGAGATTTTTGACatgatggaggagatgagcGGCGAAAAGATAGAGCGCACCTACGTGTCCGCTGAGACAATTGAAACGGCCATTGCGACCTTCAAAGAGACTCTTGAGAAGGAACCAGAAAATATACCCACCCGTCTTGCACTGACCATGTTCCAGTATTTCCTCAGTAAAGCCATCCGTGGTGACAACCGGCCGGAGTATGCGAAGTATTTGGGTTACTTGGATGCCAGGGAGTTGTATCCGGATTTTGAACCGAGGAGCTTCAGGAGCTACTTGAAAGAGGTCCTCGATGGCAAGGCAGAGAAGGTGTATAAGGATAACGAGGGTATTGAGCAGTTGAAGAAATGGTTCTTTGAGTCGGGTTTGCCGCTTTAGATTCCAGTTAGGCTCCTATGTGGTGGGCAGTGCTTTGAAGGAAGTACTACGATGGATCCATGCATCCATTGTGTGGATTGATGAATAGCATCATATAATAGCAGCTAGTTCTGCTAAGTGGGCAAAtggtatttatattattttaggACATTGAAGACTCCAGCTCCGTGCTTATTCTTTGACAAAGAGCATGGCCACCTGAGCTTAGAAGcgtttccttctccacccaCTCTTCCAATCCCCACCATTCTATGTCTGTCAAAGGTGAATGACAGAATAGCAGCTACTACATTCTCTCAGAAAAGAACCTGATTCGCAGGCCGAGTCTCAGAGGCAGTTGGGGTTGTACCAGGGCCATAGATTTATGCTTTGTTTCGTACCTTTATAAAACCCACTTCTCCCCACAACAGACAAtaccttcttttctccttaaTCTGACACCTCTTGTCAAAAATAACGACATCCTTTGGCGGAGAGTTAGCATACTATTCCACCAAGGAGAGAGAAGCGAATACCCTCCATCAACTTAGTCACTACCAGGAGAAAACCTAATGTCCTACTCTCCTCAACAGCAAGAGTAGCTGGATTGAAGTGACTGAACCTTGCAATCCCCGACTTTAACGTTTTGGTTTGTCCCCCGCCGAGGCTGGATGGATCCCTGCTATCCTTGCCGCTGTCAGCGACTGACCTGCTTCTATAGTCAACTATGATCGAAAAGAGCCCCTCATATATTAAGTTTCTGGTCCCACCGCGATATGCTCGTCACCAGGGTGGAAGGGAGATATTAGGAGGTGGAAGGCTTGGTGCTTGTTACATATTGATTGGGTATGAAAAGACACAAAGGGAAAGATGCCTTTAATCGATATAAAGGCTTGAGGTTGATGACAAAAGAAGGATCGAAAGGCTAGGGAGGCAGGTATAGGTATTGTGCTAACCCCGGCTGAGGTCATGGGGCTCAGCAGTGTCGGTCAGAAGAGCGGAGGAGAAGCAATACCAACATTATAGCTACAGTGATAACCGTCGGATGGCATTGAAACTATCACATATCATGGGTATTGCTTTTTATGTTCACTCTTTGACAAGTGTCTTCAGCCGAGATTCACCGAGAGAAGTGCGAAGCAAGATGCGTTCTAGGATAAGGATACTGTGAGCATTTCACAGCGGGGGTtggaagacaagaaggacTATGGCATCCAACATGGTCAGGGGTTGGAAAGGGTTATAATAAGCTCAGCAACAAAGGCTATGGGTCAGCGCCTCTTTCAGAACCCTGCCCTTTCAGCTCTCCAGTTTCCTTCGGGAGGAGCTTTGTGCAGTCCTGTTCTCCCTCACGCTGCTTCATCCTATCCTCCTTTCCGTATTGCTTTATCGTCCTGTTTTGCTTGGCAGAATCCCCAGCTGCCATCATTGCCTGCAGACCAGGATCAAGCGCTACCCTCTTGTCTTTGCTCTTCTGGCCGGCGTTGCTGAGTCTCACGATTTCGGCCCGGGTTAGCACAATACCTATGTCTGCCTTTCTAGCATTTGAGTCCTCATTTTGACGATTGTCAGTCATTTCGATGATGGCCAAGCTGTATCTACCGTCAACCAATCAAGTCTCTGTCTGATTTGAGCTTCAAGCTCCACTCATATAGACTTACATTCTGAATCAGTTGCGTTTCGAATCTGACCGGTCAAGTTGCAAAGTTATCAGATGGTACTGTGAACGACCATCACAGTTCCAGATAGTGATACATGCAAGGTCACAGGTTTTCACCCAGCCATATATAGTGAAGACAGGCCTGTCATGAGGATATATGACGGAACTAACCCTCAGTCTCTCGCGTAACATTCCAAGTCTACAGATATAATCCGGAATCATGGGACAGAGCTCCCTTAGTGAATGGGTATCACCACAGATTAGCTAGCATCATTGACTGTATAGTTTTCTCTGTAGCTATTTTCCCAAGAATGTTGTATACGTCACGTAGCTACAAGGAATAAGCACAACTAGTCTCCATCTACGTTCTAGTTGCTCTGCGTGTATTGGGGTCATTGGCAGAGATGTTGTCTCCATAGACATTCAGCCGGGGAATACAGAATTCCTGTAAGTTGAGATTGAAGGATCCGGTATGTACCTGCTTTCCTTCCATTTTCCAGCAGCTGATATGAGAAGATGactgttttcttttgttctaGGAGATGTTCACCTGATATAGCCTGTCAACGTTCCTATTGTTATGTTTTCAGGGAATGGATAAGTCCCAAAAATGTTCAAGTCGAAAGTACCGGTATATCACTGTTggcttcttggcttctttATTTGTTCTCCATTCAAGAAAGACATATATGGAAATGTAACACTCCAGAGTGGCAAACATACAATCACCGGAACTGCCTAAATTATACATAGAATATAAGGACATACAAAATTAATATTGAAAATGATGGCTAACACCCCCATTCTTTATATAGGTCTTTCCAAGCCCTAAACGACTATGGATTCTAGAATCAGTAATCGAGCAACTGAAAGACCGCCTCCTTTCAAGGAATAAGATCATGTAAATCAAGACCTTGAATGGTATCACTCAACAACATCTCAAAGAGTTCTTTAAAGGACGAGTCAGAACAGCTGTGCCGGTAGCCGGAACTATAACCCTGACTCGGAGTAGTCCACCGTAGCACCTTGAATGACAGTACCTTCTTCACTAGGTCTTTATAGTTCAAACCTGGAAATGGTGCTTCAGGTCTCGGCAAATATAGATCAACTGACCGCATATACTTTGTCAGGGCTCCATACATGATTGAGCTGCACTCAAAGCAACACCCTCGAGTACCGCTTAGGAATGCCTCGCGTGTGTCATGAAGAAGCGTGACCAGGTTACTGATAGCCTCCTCTCTGTGTTTATTCATTGCTTCTATAATCATATTAGAGATAAAGCACCTTGAGGATCTGCTTACCCTTACCCATGACTTTAAAAGGGACAGGAAACCCAAAATCGTCGATCCAGCCGTCACTCCAAGACATAACAGTCGATGTTGATTCTTTGAACTGGGCTTGTAGTTGGAAAACCCAAGAGATCCATAGCCACAGAAGTAGATCTCGAGAATAGATTTTGGGAATCTTTTCCTCTAGAGCGTCGATCCATATAGTCGTCCAAATATACACTGCCTCCTTGCAGTCATAGAAGTCAACTAAGACAGCGACCTTGGCAAGCATTTCGAAAGTGAGTTTTTGTGGTACATGGTATTGTTGACCATGAATAGCACGAAGGAGAATCAAGAGTGCTTCAATATCCCAGCTTTCTGCAGTTATCTCGACTGAGCCTTTTTGCAGGTAAGTAACACTCTCCTTCCAACCACCGGTAAGTATTTTCTTGAAAACAGGGGACGCAAGAATTAGATGCTTCGCGGAGACTTGGATGCGGAAACAAGCCTCGTCCAGCGACTCACGGACGAGGTCAGTTTCGATTTGCGCTCGGACAGGCTCTTCGGCAGCTACATCGACAGCCACATCAACAGGCACTTCGACAGCCTCTTCAACAGCCTCTTCAACAGTAGGCCCTTGGAGAGTCGTATTGCGCAATAGTATGATCACTTCGCCATCTGGATCGATAATATGGCTTGGCTGGTCCATCATTGTTGCCTAGTGCACGTTGTCAACTCTGGAAGGTGTTATTTTGCTCAATAAGGGCAAGGAGAGAATACCTAGTAGAAGCAGGGGTAAGATAATGTAATATAGTAGGTGTCACCCctcactttttcttcttttgtttttacTTTACTGGTGAAGGTGTGGCGGCGTCTGATTGGCGTCGGTCTTGACAGCGCCTGCATACAGTACGTGACCATTCACTAGTAGATATGCCAGGGTTTCTCACAGCATAACTTTAGGAGCAGACTCGTCACGTTTTTCTGACTACTTCGGATTTTTCCAACGAAAGAACGGGTTATCTCAACTATCACTCCCTGATTGATAAAGAATTCTGGGTCTTGGTCCTTTGTATATCTGTCTGAGATCCATTCCATTTGCTAATGCGATATCATATGCCTCCTTAATGttgtctttatatatatacatgccCTGTGCTCCATTGCTGCTTTATCCAACGAAATATCTGGGATCAGAATTCTACCAATAAGACCTGTTGATTTCAAGTTAGGGCATCAATAAACCAAAAAgctttatatttattacctTCTttcctatatatatagccgaTTATTTGTTgtcttattatttaatatcttcaaattgaacttttttaatatctttaaagttatataatttattttttaaaagatttacTATACTGGTTAAATGCTCCACCCTCCCAATAACCAGTCATTGATCAAAACATTCCGTAATGTCCAAATGCCTCTACATCACGAGCATCTACAGACGAATGATTTCCATAGATGTGGTACTTGATCGGATATTCATTCGAGACAATGTATCCCCTGGAGCATTCATTAAATTTCACCCTGTTCTGCTTGTTGTAAAATTCGTCGTATTTAGAGTCCAACGCATCGACAAGAGTCTTTACCTTCCCGTCTGGATGCAATGCTTCCCAAGGACTCTGGCAGGTCTTGGCCTTGCATGTCTTCAGGACAAGTGTCAGCGCATCTAGACGGTGCTCAAGCTTCTTCATCGAGACACCAAGGATCTTCTCCGTGGAATTGTACAGGTTGTTCATCTGATGGGGATCGGCCTGTTGCTTGTTGGTATACATTCGATAGTAAAAAGGTGTGTGATTACTTACCGACATGTCGTAGGCTTCATGGTCACCCTCGcaccatacggagtagaaaaGGTTATATGTATCTCCAATCACTCGGATAGCCTTGTAGGTATTTACTTTTCCGCTCAGAGGAATATCTCTCTTATCCGAGACAGCTCCCCAGTGCTCAACCTCGACATGCTCCCATGGCTCGTCGGGGATTGTGGTTCCTTCCTTTGGAATCACAGAGCCGTCAAAGTCGCCCGGTCCCTTGCCGCCTGCCCATTCCACAATAGTAGGAGCGATGTCCAAGTGGGAAGTGACGATGTCGGCTGTCTTGCCCTTGGGGATACCCGGGCCACGGATGATCATTGGGACGTTGACATCTTCTTCGTATGGGCAGCGTTTCCCGGGCATCAATCGATGCTGGCTAATGTGGAAGCCATTGTCGCTGGTGTATATGATGTAGGTGTTATCCAGCATTTTATGGCGTTTCAGAGTGCCAATGGTTGTCTCAACCAGGTCATCAACAGCCTGGAGGGCTTGTAAGCGACGACGGTAATATAGATCATTGTCCTTGATGGCGGCATCGGACAGTTGCGGTAACTCGTGGACCCAGGCCGCACCGCTTGGCTACCTTGAGTTAGTTATGCGATTGAAACCGCGAGATGAATCACTTACCCTGTCCGGGTTGAAGGAAACACTTCTAGGAACTTTGGCATCGGGGAATGTTCCCTCGTGTCTGTTTGCTGGAACTGGTTTGGTCCAACCCTTGCCCCATTGGTAGTTGTTGTGCGGGTTGACCGGGTTGATTGCGAGGAAGAAtggcttcttttcctttgctgcgTCGTCCATCCATGCCATTGACTTATTAGCTAGGAGGTCGGTAGCGTACACGCCGGGGTAGCTCCTAGGCTTTTCAAAGTTGTGTTGAATCGTCGTGTTGGTGTATTGATAGGTTCCTGTTTCAATAAGTGATGGTAGAGCTTTTgaaggaaacaaacaatcTCACTTGGCTCGATCATGAAGTCATGTCCGTCAAGCCCCATCTCTTTCAACCCATTCATGTAGTTGTTGGCATTATGATTGTTCATCAGCTTGCCGGTGAAGTATGTCTTGTA carries:
- a CDS encoding putative sulfatase-1, sulf-1; translation: MVLKYIFWLWMAATAVVPKEEADKPNFIVILTDDQDQQLDSMKYMPKVKKLLTDEGVYFNHHYATVALCCPARASLWTGKAAHNTNVTNLRPPYGGYPKFVEEGWISKWLPVYMQKSGYKTYFTGKLMNNHNANNYMNGLKEMGLDGHDFMIEPRTYQYTNTTIQHNFEKPRSYPGVYATDLLANKSMAWMDDAAKEKKPFFLAINPVNPHNNYQWGKGWTKPVPANRHEGTFPDAKVPRSVSFNPDRPSGAAWVHELPQLSDAAIKDNDLYYRRRLQALQAVDDLVETTIGTLKRHKMLDNTYIIYTSDNGFHISQHRLMPGKRCPYEEDVNVPMIIRGPGIPKGKTADIVTSHLDIAPTIVEWAGGKGPGDFDGSVIPKEGTTIPDEPWEHVEVEHWGAVSDKRDIPLSGKVNTYKAIRVIGDTYNLFYSVWCEGDHEAYDMSADPHQMNNLYNSTEKILGVSMKKLEHRLDALTLVLKTCKAKTCQSPWEALHPDGKVKTLVDALDSKYDEFYNKQNRVKFNECSRGYIVSNEYPIKYHIYGNHSSVDARDVEAFGHYGMF